In a single window of the Nocardiopsis composta genome:
- the ddaH gene encoding dimethylargininase, with protein sequence MAEHRGVALVRVPGPRVAEGMVTHIGRTPVDARAACRQHAGYREVLAGAGWQVREVEPADDCPDAVFVEDALVVVGDLAVVTRPGAVRRRGETAGAERAAAGLGLETARIAPPGRLDGGDVLQVGRTVYVGVGGRTDAARVRALAALVEPLGRTVVPVRLGGVLHLKSAVTALPDGTLLGLAGVFDTAAVPAFRAVPEEAGCHVVPLGGDEVLIGASAPRTAAGLADEGWRVRAVDIGEFEKLEGCVTCLSVLVPGAG encoded by the coding sequence GTGGCGGAGCATAGAGGTGTCGCGCTGGTGCGGGTGCCCGGGCCGCGGGTGGCCGAGGGGATGGTGACGCATATCGGGCGCACCCCGGTCGATGCGCGGGCGGCGTGCCGGCAGCACGCCGGTTACCGGGAGGTGCTGGCCGGGGCCGGGTGGCAGGTCCGCGAGGTGGAGCCCGCCGACGACTGCCCTGACGCGGTGTTCGTCGAGGACGCGCTGGTGGTGGTCGGCGACCTGGCGGTGGTGACCCGGCCGGGGGCGGTGCGGCGGCGCGGGGAGACCGCGGGTGCCGAGCGCGCCGCGGCCGGGCTGGGGCTGGAGACGGCGCGGATCGCGCCGCCGGGCCGGTTGGACGGCGGGGACGTGCTCCAGGTGGGGCGGACCGTCTACGTGGGGGTGGGCGGGCGGACCGACGCCGCGAGGGTGCGCGCGCTGGCCGCGCTGGTCGAGCCGCTGGGCCGCACGGTCGTCCCGGTCCGGCTGGGCGGTGTGCTGCATCTGAAGTCGGCGGTGACCGCGCTGCCCGACGGGACGCTGCTCGGTCTGGCGGGGGTGTTCGACACCGCGGCGGTGCCGGCGTTCCGCGCGGTGCCCGAGGAGGCCGGCTGCCACGTCGTCCCGCTCGGCGGCGACGAGGTGCTGATCGGCGCGTCGGCTCCGCGCACCGCCGCCGGACTGGCCGATGAGGGGTGGCGGGTGCGTGCGGTGGACATCGGCGAGTTCGAGAAGCTCGAAGGGTGCGTCACCTGCCTGAGCGTGCTGGTCCCCGGGGCGGGCTGA
- a CDS encoding MarR family winged helix-turn-helix transcriptional regulator, with product MPEPDPAPHTPGTGVWPQGEPELPMWELVQTYYLVARGFYEVFGAVGLTPVQFGVLASLADGEDLSQADLARAIMVRPQSLGEVATGLIERGLVERDGPGGRGRRARLRITGAGRELLDRARPGVEAFNAPHSTGLSPAESTELVRMLRTVRAALSTGNPPTRP from the coding sequence GTGCCTGAACCGGACCCCGCACCGCACACCCCGGGGACCGGGGTCTGGCCGCAGGGCGAACCCGAACTCCCGATGTGGGAGCTGGTCCAGACCTACTACCTGGTGGCCCGCGGCTTCTACGAGGTCTTCGGCGCCGTCGGGCTGACCCCGGTCCAGTTCGGCGTGCTCGCCTCGCTCGCCGACGGCGAGGACCTCAGCCAGGCGGACCTGGCCCGGGCGATCATGGTCCGCCCGCAGAGCCTCGGCGAGGTGGCCACGGGGCTGATCGAACGCGGCCTGGTCGAACGGGACGGCCCGGGCGGCCGCGGCCGCCGGGCCCGGCTGCGGATCACCGGAGCCGGCCGCGAACTCCTCGACCGCGCCCGGCCCGGCGTCGAGGCGTTCAACGCCCCGCACTCCACCGGACTCTCCCCCGCCGAATCCACCGAACTGGTCCGGATGCTGCGCACCGTCCGCGCCGCCCTGTCCACCGGAAACCCGCCGACCCGCCCATGA
- a CDS encoding FAD-dependent oxidoreductase: protein MVIGAGMGGLTLAQALRRNGIDVAVHERDTDPARTGGYRLHLDHRACAALRRLDPELYQAVLASSAPPRAFSRFAVTDHRMRLLFTEPRDPSRETLLIGRIPLRRLLAHGLHDTLHLGSEFTGHRVNPDGTVTAHFADGGTDRADLLVGADGVGSRVAAALAGRPTSAPSGISGLAGRTALTPAIRPLVPDLLEHGPALAFGPAGIGLFLTLHDPGAEPAVDHAACTAVAPITEPPALIWGLLAPDPAYPGRPRHLDGPELVRTADALLDGWASPVRALIRDADPATAAFFGFHAADPGAPLTPWPAGHATALGDAVHAMPPTGGQAAATAIRDADVLTEELLRARDGESTIPLAVHHYQNRMAGYAADAVRTSVRPLGWVRRMATPAGARAARAALPAIAASARLGRALAGAGRA, encoded by the coding sequence ATGGTGATCGGGGCGGGCATGGGCGGGCTCACCCTCGCCCAGGCGCTGCGCCGCAACGGGATCGACGTCGCCGTCCACGAGCGCGACACCGACCCGGCCCGCACCGGCGGGTACCGCCTCCACCTGGACCACCGGGCCTGCGCGGCCCTCCGCCGCCTGGACCCCGAGCTCTACCAGGCGGTCCTGGCCAGCTCGGCGCCCCCGCGCGCGTTCAGCCGCTTCGCCGTCACCGACCACCGGATGCGCCTGCTGTTCACCGAACCCCGGGACCCATCCCGGGAGACCCTGCTGATCGGGCGGATCCCACTGCGCCGGCTGCTCGCCCACGGCCTGCACGACACCCTGCACCTCGGTTCGGAGTTCACCGGGCACCGGGTGAACCCCGACGGCACCGTCACCGCGCACTTCGCCGACGGCGGCACCGACCGGGCCGACCTCCTGGTGGGCGCGGACGGAGTCGGATCCCGCGTCGCCGCGGCGCTGGCCGGGCGCCCGACCTCGGCCCCCTCCGGGATCAGCGGGCTCGCCGGCCGCACCGCCCTGACCCCCGCCATCCGGCCCCTGGTCCCCGACCTGCTGGAGCACGGCCCGGCCCTGGCCTTCGGCCCGGCCGGCATCGGACTCTTCCTCACCCTGCACGACCCCGGCGCCGAACCGGCCGTCGACCACGCCGCCTGCACCGCCGTCGCCCCGATCACCGAACCGCCCGCGCTGATCTGGGGCCTGCTCGCCCCGGACCCGGCCTACCCCGGCCGCCCCCGGCACCTGGACGGCCCGGAGCTGGTCCGCACCGCCGACGCCCTACTGGACGGCTGGGCCTCCCCGGTACGCGCGCTCATCCGCGACGCCGACCCCGCCACCGCGGCCTTCTTCGGCTTCCACGCCGCCGACCCCGGCGCGCCCCTCACCCCGTGGCCGGCCGGCCACGCGACCGCACTCGGCGACGCCGTGCACGCCATGCCGCCCACCGGCGGGCAGGCGGCCGCCACCGCGATCCGCGACGCCGACGTACTCACCGAAGAGCTGCTGCGGGCACGCGACGGAGAATCGACCATCCCGCTGGCCGTGCATCACTACCAGAACCGGATGGCCGGCTACGCCGCCGACGCCGTGCGCACCTCGGTGCGCCCGCTGGGCTGGGTGCGCCGGATGGCCACCCCGGCCGGGGCCCGCGCCGCCCGCGCGGCCCTGCCCGCCATCGCCGCCTCCGCCCGGCTGGGCCGCGCCCTCGCGGGGGCCGGCCGTGCCTGA
- a CDS encoding WD40 repeat domain-containing protein, with the protein MSEHPRHPLTRPVCIAATAALTLTAAAAPAAADPAGGQPPAGTLIAFDTGEETYDAAVTVIDPQGRVQTETGGLGVQISGMRMSPDGARIALQGFSGPAPRAYLLPVDTGAPAQIPMEYGGLQWQPDWSPDGTRVAFVVEDPCMKICPVVEDGVHTYTVGDEHSRRLLDARDIPDHTAVLWDPREEWIASYPRDTVSSPRIDLLDQETGETVRTVALDGRIFHAQWTPDGSRLLIGTVDGRDGGQTTRAWTLDRDSAEPQEAFSLPGFVPFDWSPDGEWIVRHGPGEQEEYGVHIAPAGDAGDSRLIHETADPPRHLTW; encoded by the coding sequence ATGTCCGAGCACCCACGGCACCCCCTCACCCGCCCGGTCTGCATCGCCGCGACCGCCGCCCTCACCCTCACGGCGGCGGCCGCCCCGGCCGCCGCCGACCCCGCCGGCGGGCAGCCCCCGGCCGGCACCCTCATCGCCTTCGACACCGGCGAGGAGACCTACGACGCCGCGGTCACCGTCATCGACCCCCAGGGCCGGGTGCAGACCGAGACCGGCGGGCTGGGCGTCCAGATCTCCGGCATGCGGATGAGCCCCGACGGCGCCCGGATCGCCCTCCAGGGCTTCTCCGGCCCCGCCCCGCGGGCCTACCTCCTCCCGGTCGACACCGGCGCCCCGGCGCAGATCCCCATGGAGTACGGCGGCCTGCAGTGGCAGCCGGACTGGTCGCCCGACGGCACCCGGGTCGCCTTCGTCGTGGAGGACCCCTGCATGAAGATCTGCCCGGTCGTCGAGGACGGCGTGCACACCTACACCGTCGGTGACGAGCACTCCCGGCGCCTTCTGGACGCCCGGGACATCCCCGACCACACCGCCGTCCTGTGGGACCCGCGTGAGGAGTGGATCGCCTCCTACCCCCGGGACACCGTCTCCTCCCCCCGGATCGACCTGCTCGACCAGGAGACCGGGGAGACCGTGCGCACCGTCGCCCTGGACGGCCGGATCTTCCACGCCCAGTGGACCCCCGACGGCTCCCGGCTGCTCATCGGCACCGTCGACGGCCGGGACGGCGGGCAGACCACCCGCGCCTGGACCCTGGACCGCGACTCCGCCGAACCGCAGGAGGCCTTCTCCCTGCCCGGATTCGTCCCGTTCGACTGGTCGCCCGACGGCGAGTGGATCGTCCGCCACGGCCCCGGCGAGCAGGAGGAGTACGGCGTCCACATCGCCCCGGCCGGCGACGCCGGCGACTCCCGCCTCATCCACGAGACCGCAGACCCTCCCCGCCACCTCACCTGGTGA
- a CDS encoding GNAT family N-acetyltransferase → MTSPTVEEFLPRSASPADLAAWSQVYGDGRREQGGAAPSAAVLAERLASQEEPGVLRWAVRPAPGAPVAGAAELRPRRAADPRPGLLRLFVAPAQRRQGLGRALLHRVLHDAAAAGLDRLQSLVLAGPPGEPFALAVPGARTLLRLRLQEQPVDDPSVLRLCRDLAERPPMGYRLAFWRGSAPEELAASFARVMNHVLDAPGAELQLPPRSWDVPGLRAWEADLTDDGAALLVSAAVHRAGGEVVAATAATVPPFGPTAEQHDTAVLPEHRRRNLARWIKAEQALRLHTLFPHIRTATSTVSADNEAMASVNRAVGYRPRAERLLVEAPLDPGA, encoded by the coding sequence ATGACCTCACCCACCGTGGAAGAGTTCCTGCCGCGCAGCGCGTCGCCCGCCGACCTCGCCGCGTGGTCCCAGGTGTACGGCGACGGGCGGCGGGAGCAGGGCGGCGCCGCCCCCTCGGCGGCGGTCCTGGCCGAGCGCCTGGCCTCCCAGGAGGAACCGGGCGTGCTGCGCTGGGCGGTGCGCCCCGCCCCCGGAGCCCCCGTCGCCGGCGCCGCCGAACTGCGGCCGCGCCGCGCCGCCGACCCCCGCCCCGGCCTGCTCCGGCTGTTCGTGGCCCCGGCCCAGCGCCGCCAGGGCCTGGGCCGCGCGCTGCTGCACCGCGTCCTGCACGACGCGGCCGCCGCCGGCCTGGACCGCCTCCAGTCCCTGGTGCTCGCCGGCCCGCCCGGCGAGCCCTTCGCCCTGGCGGTGCCCGGCGCCCGCACCCTGCTCCGGCTGCGCCTGCAGGAGCAGCCGGTCGACGACCCCTCCGTGCTGCGGCTCTGCCGGGACCTGGCCGAACGCCCGCCCATGGGCTACCGGCTGGCGTTCTGGCGCGGCTCGGCCCCCGAAGAGCTGGCCGCCTCCTTCGCCCGGGTGATGAACCACGTCCTGGACGCCCCCGGCGCCGAACTGCAGCTGCCGCCCCGCTCCTGGGACGTGCCCGGTCTGCGCGCCTGGGAGGCCGACCTGACCGACGACGGCGCGGCGCTGCTGGTCAGCGCCGCCGTCCACCGGGCCGGCGGCGAGGTGGTCGCCGCCACCGCGGCCACCGTCCCGCCGTTCGGCCCCACCGCCGAGCAGCACGACACCGCGGTGCTGCCCGAGCACCGCCGCCGCAACCTCGCCCGCTGGATCAAGGCCGAGCAGGCGCTGCGCCTGCACACCCTCTTCCCGCACATCCGCACCGCCACCAGCACCGTCAGCGCCGACAACGAGGCGATGGCCTCGGTCAACCGCGCCGTGGGCTACCGCCCGCGCGCCGAGCGGCTGCTGGTGGAGGCCCCGCTGGACCCCGGGGCCTGA
- a CDS encoding DEAD/DEAH box helicase, translating into MALATDDTATLAGFGSLPLRPDLLDAVAELGYDEPTPIQRAAIPPLVEGRDVLGQAATGTGKTAAFALPVLERLEPGRRSKNPVALILVPTRELAVQVSQAVDDYGRAMGVRVLPVYGGAPIVRQLRSLERGVDVVVGTPGRVLDHLGRSSLEPSGLEMVVLDEADEMLDMGFTEDIEAILEQTPPDAQTVLFSATMPARIEEIARRHLRDPLRIQIEREKRPEGEAPRVRQCAYAVPRGYKPAALARLLDVEDPAAAIVFCRTREEVDRITEEANGRGHRAEALHGGMSQEQRDRVMSRLRAGTARLLVATDVAARGLDIDQLTHVVNYSVPSAPESYVHRVGRVGRAGREGVAITLMEPREHRMLKNIRRSTGFEVPLEQVPGVAELRARRLERTRSALQERLADGGVGEEFAAAVEELSREHGAAEVAAAALRLVHEAVNGAADEEEIPEAQLRPPRDSRDARGRRGPDQRGERAGGPRGGREQRGRRGPGAPAAGRTRLFVGAGRSSRIRPQDLVGAIAGEAGLNGRDIGAIEIADRFSLVDVPASAAEQVISALNRTTIKGRKTVVRRDARQ; encoded by the coding sequence ATGGCCTTGGCCACTGACGACACCGCAACCCTTGCCGGCTTCGGCTCCCTGCCCCTGCGGCCGGATCTGCTCGACGCCGTCGCCGAGCTCGGCTACGACGAACCCACCCCGATCCAGCGGGCGGCCATCCCGCCGCTGGTGGAGGGGCGCGACGTGCTGGGCCAGGCGGCCACCGGCACCGGCAAGACCGCGGCGTTCGCGCTGCCGGTGCTGGAGCGGCTGGAGCCCGGCCGCCGGTCGAAGAACCCCGTCGCGCTGATCCTGGTGCCCACCCGCGAGCTGGCCGTCCAGGTCTCCCAGGCGGTCGACGACTACGGCCGCGCCATGGGGGTGCGGGTGCTGCCGGTCTACGGCGGTGCGCCGATCGTGCGGCAGCTGCGCAGCCTGGAGCGGGGCGTCGACGTGGTGGTGGGCACCCCGGGCCGGGTCCTGGACCACCTGGGCCGCTCCAGCCTGGAGCCGAGCGGCCTGGAGATGGTCGTCCTGGACGAGGCCGACGAGATGCTCGACATGGGCTTCACCGAGGACATCGAGGCGATCCTGGAGCAGACCCCGCCGGACGCCCAGACGGTGCTGTTCTCCGCGACGATGCCGGCGCGCATCGAGGAGATCGCCCGCCGCCACCTGCGCGACCCGCTGCGCATCCAGATCGAGCGGGAGAAGCGCCCGGAGGGCGAGGCTCCCCGGGTCCGCCAGTGCGCCTATGCGGTGCCGCGCGGCTACAAGCCGGCCGCGCTGGCCCGGCTGCTGGACGTGGAGGACCCGGCCGCGGCGATCGTGTTCTGCCGCACCCGCGAGGAGGTCGACCGGATCACCGAGGAGGCCAACGGGCGGGGGCACCGGGCCGAGGCGCTGCACGGCGGGATGAGCCAGGAGCAGCGCGACCGGGTGATGTCCCGGCTGCGCGCGGGCACCGCCCGGCTGCTGGTCGCCACCGACGTGGCCGCCCGCGGCCTGGACATCGACCAGCTCACCCACGTGGTGAACTACAGCGTGCCCAGCGCGCCGGAGTCCTATGTGCACCGGGTGGGCCGGGTCGGGCGCGCCGGGCGCGAGGGCGTGGCGATCACCCTGATGGAGCCGCGCGAGCACCGGATGCTGAAGAACATCCGCCGCTCCACCGGTTTCGAGGTGCCGCTGGAGCAGGTGCCGGGGGTGGCCGAGCTGCGCGCCCGCCGCCTGGAGCGGACCCGGTCGGCGCTGCAGGAGCGGCTGGCCGACGGCGGTGTGGGCGAGGAGTTCGCCGCCGCGGTGGAGGAGCTGAGCCGGGAGCACGGCGCCGCCGAGGTGGCGGCCGCGGCGCTGCGGCTGGTGCACGAGGCGGTGAACGGCGCCGCCGACGAGGAGGAGATCCCCGAGGCGCAGCTGCGCCCGCCGAGGGACTCCCGGGACGCCCGCGGGCGGCGCGGTCCCGACCAGCGCGGCGAGCGGGCCGGCGGGCCGCGCGGCGGCCGCGAGCAGCGGGGCCGGCGCGGCCCCGGGGCGCCGGCCGCCGGCCGGACCCGGCTGTTCGTCGGGGCCGGGCGCTCCTCCCGGATCCGCCCGCAGGACCTGGTCGGCGCGATCGCCGGCGAGGCGGGCCTGAACGGGCGCGACATCGGCGCGATCGAGATCGCCGACCGGTTCTCCCTGGTGGACGTGCCCGCCTCCGCCGCCGAGCAGGTGATCTCGGCGCTGAACCGGACCACCATCAAGGGCCGCAAGACCGTCGTCCGCCGCGACGCCCGCCAGTAG
- a CDS encoding purple acid phosphatase family protein produces the protein MPASPRRVSPRVLAVAGAAALAAVSAPVAAPAALAQEAPERVLLSPTADPSRSQTVTWRGPDGGAPVLEIAPAGDPGRVSRVEGERTGEAGGAYHRATATGLEPGTEYRYRVGDGGEAVTDWLTFTTPAEGAEPFDFLYFGDIQNDISEGAAPVVRAALEAEPDAELAVHAGDLINSADSDSEWGEWYDAFGTEATGGINHVAAPGNHEYSGTRLSGHWALQFPGAGNGPEGADLPETVSYTDYQGVRFITLNSNYRAAAPLSPGAWLETQEEWLRGALEGNPGEWTVVAFHHPVFSNSPDRDNGPLREAWLETFEEFDVDLVLQGHDHSYARGNLTGNRTEDPAVQTGPVYAVAVTGPKMYDADESNWTDNGAEVRAQRTDTQTYQAVSVHGGTLDYVSRTADGEVVDAFTITKDESGKRVTDAS, from the coding sequence ATGCCCGCGTCCCCCCGCCGCGTCTCTCCCCGGGTGCTCGCCGTCGCCGGCGCCGCGGCCCTCGCCGCGGTCTCCGCGCCGGTCGCCGCCCCCGCGGCGCTGGCCCAGGAGGCGCCCGAGCGGGTGCTGCTGTCGCCGACGGCCGACCCCTCCCGCTCCCAGACCGTGACCTGGCGCGGCCCCGACGGCGGCGCCCCCGTCCTGGAGATCGCCCCGGCCGGCGACCCCGGCCGGGTGAGCCGGGTCGAGGGCGAGCGCACCGGCGAGGCCGGCGGCGCCTACCACCGCGCCACCGCCACCGGCCTGGAGCCCGGCACCGAGTACCGGTACCGGGTCGGCGACGGCGGCGAGGCGGTCACCGACTGGCTGACCTTCACCACCCCCGCCGAGGGCGCCGAACCGTTCGACTTCCTGTACTTCGGCGACATCCAGAACGACATCTCCGAGGGCGCCGCGCCGGTGGTGCGGGCCGCCCTGGAGGCCGAGCCCGACGCCGAACTGGCGGTGCACGCCGGCGACCTGATCAACTCGGCGGACAGCGACTCCGAGTGGGGCGAGTGGTACGACGCCTTCGGGACCGAGGCCACCGGCGGGATCAACCACGTCGCCGCGCCGGGCAACCACGAGTACTCCGGGACCCGGCTCAGCGGCCACTGGGCGCTGCAGTTCCCCGGGGCGGGCAACGGCCCCGAGGGAGCCGACCTGCCGGAGACCGTCTCCTACACCGACTACCAGGGCGTCCGGTTCATCACCTTGAACTCCAACTACCGGGCGGCCGCACCGCTGTCCCCGGGGGCCTGGCTGGAGACCCAGGAGGAGTGGCTGCGCGGGGCGCTGGAGGGCAACCCGGGCGAGTGGACCGTGGTCGCCTTCCACCACCCGGTCTTCTCCAACAGCCCCGACCGGGACAACGGGCCGCTGCGCGAGGCCTGGCTGGAGACCTTCGAGGAGTTCGACGTGGACCTGGTGCTGCAGGGCCACGACCACTCCTACGCCCGGGGCAACCTGACCGGCAACCGCACCGAGGACCCGGCGGTGCAGACCGGCCCGGTCTACGCGGTCGCGGTCACCGGCCCCAAGATGTACGACGCCGACGAGTCCAACTGGACCGACAACGGCGCCGAGGTCCGCGCGCAGCGCACCGACACCCAGACCTACCAGGCGGTCTCGGTGCACGGCGGGACCCTCGACTACGTCTCCCGCACCGCCGACGGCGAGGTGGTGGACGCCTTCACCATCACCAAGGACGAATCGGGCAAGCGCGTCACCGACGCCTCCTGA
- a CDS encoding pentapeptide repeat-containing protein, with product MSEQSSTAVRTDRDRAGLRADCANCFALCCVATAFSASADFAADKPAGTPCANLRTDFRCGIHSRLRAEGYKGCTVYDCFGAGQKASRHTFAGRDWRGDPGTAQRMFAAFPVLRDLHELLWYIADALEMPVGARLRAELESARTATERLADGGAGELLALDTAAHRATVNALLLQASEAARAGVRRRQDHRGADLMGARLKGAGLRGASLRGALLIGADLRGADLRLADVIGADMRGADVRGADLSTALFLIQSQLDAAEGDAATRIPDRLARPAHWAG from the coding sequence TTGTCCGAGCAGAGCAGCACCGCCGTGCGCACCGACCGGGACCGCGCCGGCCTGCGGGCCGACTGCGCGAACTGCTTCGCGCTGTGCTGCGTGGCCACCGCCTTCTCCGCCTCGGCCGACTTCGCCGCGGACAAGCCCGCCGGCACCCCGTGCGCCAACCTCCGCACCGACTTCCGCTGCGGCATCCACTCCCGGCTGCGCGCGGAGGGCTACAAGGGCTGCACCGTCTACGACTGCTTCGGCGCCGGCCAGAAGGCCTCCCGGCACACCTTCGCCGGCCGCGACTGGCGCGGCGACCCCGGCACCGCCCAGCGGATGTTCGCCGCCTTCCCCGTCCTGCGGGACCTGCACGAACTCCTCTGGTACATCGCCGACGCCCTGGAGATGCCGGTCGGCGCGCGGCTCCGCGCCGAGCTGGAGTCGGCCCGCACCGCCACCGAGCGGCTGGCCGACGGCGGCGCCGGCGAGCTGCTGGCCCTGGACACCGCCGCCCACCGGGCGACCGTCAACGCCCTGCTGCTGCAGGCGAGCGAGGCGGCTCGGGCGGGGGTGCGGCGCAGGCAGGACCACCGCGGCGCCGACCTGATGGGGGCCCGGCTCAAAGGCGCCGGGCTGCGCGGGGCGAGCCTGCGCGGCGCCCTGCTGATCGGCGCGGACCTGCGCGGAGCCGACCTGCGCCTGGCCGACGTCATCGGCGCCGACATGCGGGGCGCCGACGTCCGCGGGGCGGACCTGTCCACCGCGCTCTTCCTCATCCAGTCCCAGCTGGACGCCGCCGAGGGCGACGCCGCGACCCGCATCCCCGACCGGCTCGCCCGCCCGGCCCACTGGGCCGGCTGA
- a CDS encoding Clp protease N-terminal domain-containing protein — MPKINVYVPDELARAVKDTGIPVSAVCQRALEQAVRSVAAVREMFAGGAAPEEGAMSRFTPRLRAALSLAAEAAQGRGAAEADTGDLLAGLLDEGENLALPVLRAMEIDPEGLREALREPRPGDGASGGEGAGLQIGAGAAVSLEAAATEAVALGHNYIGCEHLLIALSGDADGRAGHVLRSAGADPRLTRRAVSAALAGYLHLRALRPGGPASGSAGEGSADTAASASPVPAGTENVEEVLRRQIQPLVERIERLERNQGAG; from the coding sequence GTGCCCAAGATCAACGTCTACGTCCCCGACGAGCTGGCCCGGGCGGTCAAGGACACCGGCATCCCGGTCTCCGCGGTCTGCCAGCGCGCGCTGGAGCAGGCGGTGCGCAGCGTCGCCGCCGTCCGCGAGATGTTCGCCGGCGGCGCCGCCCCGGAGGAGGGGGCGATGTCCCGCTTCACGCCCCGGCTGCGCGCCGCGCTGTCGCTGGCCGCCGAGGCCGCGCAGGGCCGCGGCGCCGCCGAGGCCGATACCGGCGACCTGCTGGCGGGCCTGCTGGACGAGGGGGAGAACCTCGCCCTGCCGGTGCTGCGCGCGATGGAGATCGACCCCGAAGGGCTGCGCGAGGCGCTGCGGGAGCCGCGGCCCGGCGACGGCGCCTCCGGCGGGGAGGGGGCCGGCCTGCAGATCGGCGCGGGGGCCGCGGTCTCCCTGGAGGCCGCGGCGACCGAGGCCGTGGCCCTGGGCCACAACTACATCGGCTGCGAGCACCTGCTCATCGCCCTGTCCGGGGACGCCGACGGCCGCGCCGGGCACGTGCTGCGCTCGGCCGGCGCCGACCCGCGGCTGACCCGCCGCGCGGTCTCCGCGGCCCTCGCCGGCTACCTGCACCTGCGGGCGCTGCGGCCCGGAGGGCCCGCGTCGGGGTCGGCGGGCGAGGGGAGTGCCGACACCGCGGCCTCCGCATCCCCGGTCCCGGCCGGGACCGAGAACGTGGAGGAGGTCCTCAGGCGGCAGATCCAGCCCCTGGTGGAGCGGATCGAGCGGCTGGAGCGCAACCAGGGCGCCGGCTGA
- a CDS encoding class I SAM-dependent methyltransferase, producing the protein MSEANDGQWRWDAEYWDELYRSTDAVWSGRPNRVLVQETAGLEPGRALDVGAGEGADAVWLARQGWKVTAADVSQVALGRAAEHAAAAGVPAGAIEWWRADLLETAPSAATYDLVSAFFFHLEPGPRAKVLSRLADAVAPGGTLLIVGHHPSHAERVGHDHAPAELFFTAEEAAAGLDPAEWEVVTAEERTRPAPADGDDHLDTDVVLRARRR; encoded by the coding sequence ATGAGCGAAGCGAACGACGGGCAGTGGCGCTGGGACGCCGAATACTGGGACGAGCTGTACCGGAGCACGGACGCCGTGTGGAGCGGCCGCCCCAACCGGGTACTGGTGCAGGAGACCGCCGGCCTGGAACCCGGCCGGGCGCTGGACGTCGGCGCCGGGGAGGGCGCCGACGCGGTGTGGCTGGCCCGGCAGGGCTGGAAGGTGACCGCGGCCGACGTCTCCCAGGTGGCGCTGGGGCGGGCCGCCGAGCACGCCGCGGCCGCCGGCGTGCCCGCCGGCGCCATCGAGTGGTGGCGTGCCGACCTGCTGGAGACCGCCCCGTCCGCGGCCACCTACGACCTGGTCAGCGCCTTCTTCTTCCACCTGGAGCCGGGACCGCGGGCCAAGGTGCTGAGCCGGCTGGCCGACGCGGTGGCCCCCGGCGGGACGCTGCTGATCGTCGGCCACCACCCCTCGCACGCCGAGCGGGTGGGCCACGACCACGCACCGGCCGAGCTGTTCTTCACCGCCGAGGAGGCCGCCGCCGGACTCGACCCCGCCGAGTGGGAGGTGGTCACCGCGGAGGAGCGCACCCGCCCCGCCCCCGCCGACGGCGACGACCACCTCGACACCGACGTCGTGCTCCGCGCACGCCGGCGCTGA
- a CDS encoding nucleotide triphosphate diphosphatase NUDT15: MTETPGAPIGAPAPGARPAVSAIVLRGDRVLLGLRRGAHGAGTWSFPGGKVDPGEDPATAAARELHEETGLHATGTVPVAWTDDRFPGDGLHFATLHHLVDAEGEPVEREPDKVGRWAWFRWDALPAPLFSPITALLATGWRPPGPGAPR; encoded by the coding sequence ATGACGGAGACCCCTGGCGCCCCGATCGGCGCCCCCGCTCCCGGTGCGCGGCCGGCGGTCAGTGCGATCGTGCTCCGCGGCGACCGGGTCCTGCTCGGTCTGCGCCGCGGCGCGCACGGCGCCGGGACCTGGAGCTTCCCCGGAGGGAAGGTCGACCCCGGGGAGGACCCGGCCACCGCCGCCGCCCGCGAGCTGCACGAGGAGACCGGGCTGCACGCCACCGGCACCGTGCCGGTGGCCTGGACCGACGACCGCTTCCCCGGCGACGGCCTGCACTTCGCCACCCTGCACCACCTGGTCGACGCCGAAGGGGAACCGGTGGAGCGCGAACCGGACAAGGTCGGCCGCTGGGCCTGGTTCCGCTGGGACGCACTGCCCGCACCGCTGTTCTCCCCGATCACCGCCCTGCTGGCCACCGGGTGGCGCCCGCCGGGCCCGGGCGCGCCCCGCTGA